From one Pagrus major chromosome 21, Pma_NU_1.0 genomic stretch:
- the ednrba gene encoding endothelin receptor Ba: MKTHLLCLELFLLAGHTLVASGQQDKDDMSRDSLTVTQRLGLVERDVQGPVRPNMSFPRHRLPPMCTGPTEIRDTFKYINTVVSCLVFVVGIIGNSTLLRIIYKNKCMRNGPNILIASLALGDLLHIIIGIPINVYKLLAEDWPFGVTLCKLVPFVQKASVGITVLSLCALSIDRYRAVASWSRIKGIGVPKWMAIEIALIWILSIILAVPEAIAFDMITMDYKGEHLRICLLHPMQKTSFMRFYKSAKDWWLFGVYFCLPLICTAIFYTLMTCEMLRKKNGVQIALSDHLKQRREVAKTVFCLVLVFALCWLPLHLSRILKLTIYDEKDPNRCELLSFFLVLDYIGINMASVNSCINPIALYMVSKRFKSCFRSCLCCWCLPAEMLMDEKQSCMKLKVTERASDQSNSRMTNKSTTA; encoded by the exons ATGAAGACTCATCTCCTCTGCTTGGAGTTATTCCTCTTGGCCGGTCACACCCTTGTGGCCAGTGGGCAGCAGGACAAGGATGACATGTCCAGGGACTCTCTTACTGTTACCCAGAGACTTGGGCTCGTAGAGAGAGACGTGCAGGGTCCGGTGAGGCCCAACATGTCCTTTCCCCGCCACCGGCTACCTCCCATGTGCACCGGGCCCACGGAAATCCGAGACACCTTCAAGTACATTAATACAGTGGTGTCCTGCCTGGTGTTTGTTGTGGGCATTATTGGTAATTCCACTCTGCTGAGAATCATCTATAAGAATAAGTGCATGCGGAACGGGCCCAACATCCTGATCGCCAGCCTGGCACTCGGAGACCTGCTACACATCATCATCGGCATTCCAATTAATGTTTACAAG ctcctggCGGAGGACTGGCCTTTTGGGGTGACTCTGTGCAAGCTGGTGCCGTTTGTCCAGAAAGCCTCAGTGGGGATCACAGTGCTGAGTCTGTGTGCTTTAAGTATTGACAG GTATCGTGCCGTGGCCTCGTGGAGCCGTATCAAAGGGATCGGAGTGCCAAAATGGATGGCTATCGAGATAGCGCTGATCTGGATATTATCCATCATCTTGGCTGTGCCAGAGGCAATAGCCTTCGACATGATCACCATGGACTACAAAGGTGAACACTTGAGGATCTGTTTGCTGCACCCCATGCAGAAAACGAGCTTTATGAGG TTTTATAAATCAGCGAAGGACTGGTGGCTGTTCGGTGTATATTTCTGCCTGCCGTTGATCTGCACCGCTATTTTCTACACCCTGATGACCTGTGAGATGCTGAGGAAGAAGAACGGTGTCCAGATCGCTCTCAGTGACCACCTCAAACAG cGAAGGGAGGTGGCGAAGACCGTGTTCTGCTTGGTTCTGGTGTTCGCTCTGTGCTGGCTGCCTCTCCACCTCAGCCGTATCCTGAAGCTCACCATCTACGATGAGAAAGATCCAAACCGCTGCGAACTGCTCAG TTTCTTTCTGGTGTTGGACTACATCGGCATCAACATGGCATCCGTCAACTCCTGCATCAACCCAATTGCCCTCTACATGGTCAGCAAGCGCTTCAAGAGCTGCTTCAGG TCCTGCCTGTGCTGCTGGTGCCTACCGGCGGAGATGCTGATGGATGAGAAACAGTCTTGCATGAAGCTGAAGGTCACTGAACGAGCCTCCGACCAGAGCAACTCCCGCATGACCAACAAGTCCACTACAGCCTGA
- the LOC141016878 gene encoding ETS-related transcription factor Elf-1-like isoform X1, translating to MLQQSELIFDFASDHVSMSQLGVYSDYPAVIVEQVPHPHLLSYTGLACEQTHTEEDHQQLLKVEPCESGEEETMETLVAADSLLSMDCPDTLSLEQHYSQTFLPSLGDVITTPVTQVTVSAEGIVGAVDQPQWHSLHTEKPAAQLQSKKRGRKPRHRRAESPTPNIIVKKDKYNKGGNTLYLWQFLMELLQDRQVCPRYIKWTNAQAGIFKLVNSKAVARLWGKHKNKPDMNYETMGRALRYYYQRGILNKVEGQRLVYQFTSLPDDMIYITDGDGTKEEDDYDDNSGNDAVSDDSDDSTIPSSDQSVDEEDLHPPQKKFSSSSVRPSAPQRTRPAPRPSSQRDTVLRPPSTSLIQEQHLPIVSAEMLRTLQNLPKVQSLQPAGHASVFKTAQLLGSLCERQAAAADVAVDSNGARETPEEKSQPGQKTSQVETPQLVSLTSSDQ from the exons ATGCTTCAGCAGTCGGAGCTCATCTTTGACTTTGCCAGTGACCATGTCAGCATGTCCCAG ctgggGGTTTACTCAGATTACCCTGCAGTGATTGTGGAGCAGGTTCCCCATCCACACCTGCTCTCATATACAGGTCTGGCAtgtgaacagacacacacagaggaggatcacCAGCAGCTGCTCAAAG TGGAGCCATGcgagagtggagaggaggagaccaTGGAGACACTTGTTGCTGCTGACTCGCTTCTCAGCATGGACTGCCCTGACACCCTGTCTCTGGAGCAACACTACT CCCAGACCTTCTTACCATCACTGGGTGATGTCATCACTACTCCTGTCACCCAGGTGACTGTGTCGGCAGAGGGGATTGTGGGAGCAGTTGACCAGCCACAGTGGCACTCGTTGCACACAGAGAAGCCTGCGGCACAGCTGCAGTCCAAGAAGAGAG GGAGAAAACCTCGACACAGAAGGGCAGAGTCTCCCACACCGAATATTATAGTGAAGAAGGACAAATACAACAAAG GAGGAAACACGCTGTACCTGTGGCAGTTCCTGATGGAGTTGTTGCAGGACCGACAGGTCTGCCCCCGATACATTAAATGGACCAATGCCCAAGCAGGAATCTTCAAGTTAGTCAACTCAAAAGCTGTGGCCAGACTCTGGGGCAAACACAAGAACAAGCCAGATATGAATTATGAGACGATGGGCAGAGCACTTAG GTACTACTACCAGAGAGGCATCCTGAATAAGGTTGAAGGGCAGCGTCTCGTCTACCAGTTCACCTCTCTGCCTGATGACATGATTTATATCACAGACGGAGATGGCACCAAAGAGGAAGACGATTATGACGACAACAGTGGCAATGATGCTGTGAGCGATGACTCTGATGACAGCACAATACCTTCTAGTGACCAGTCGGTGGATGAGGAAGATTTACACCCACCACAGAAGAAATTCTCATCGAGCTCAGTCCGACCCTCGGCTCCCCAGAGGACCAGGCCCGCTCCCAGGCCCTCAAGCCAGCGTGACACCGTCCTGCGACCTCCCAGCACCAGCTTGATCCAGGAGCAGCATTTGCCTATCGTGTCTGCCGAGATGCTGAGGACCTTACAGAACCTACCGAAGGTCCAGTCCCTGCAGCCGGCAGGTCATGCCTCGGTCTTCAAAACGGCTCAGCTGCTGGGGAGTCTGTGTGAGCGACAGGCTGCTGCCGCTGACGTTGCTGTAGACAGTAACGGTGCCCGGGAGACACCTGAAGAAAAGTCACAGCCAGGACAGAAAACTTCACAAGTGGAGACTCCACAGCTGGTGTCCTTAACTAGCTCTGACCAATAG
- the LOC141016878 gene encoding ETS-related transcription factor Elf-1-like isoform X2: MEPCESGEEETMETLVAADSLLSMDCPDTLSLEQHYSQTFLPSLGDVITTPVTQVTVSAEGIVGAVDQPQWHSLHTEKPAAQLQSKKRGRKPRHRRAESPTPNIIVKKDKYNKGGNTLYLWQFLMELLQDRQVCPRYIKWTNAQAGIFKLVNSKAVARLWGKHKNKPDMNYETMGRALRYYYQRGILNKVEGQRLVYQFTSLPDDMIYITDGDGTKEEDDYDDNSGNDAVSDDSDDSTIPSSDQSVDEEDLHPPQKKFSSSSVRPSAPQRTRPAPRPSSQRDTVLRPPSTSLIQEQHLPIVSAEMLRTLQNLPKVQSLQPAGHASVFKTAQLLGSLCERQAAAADVAVDSNGARETPEEKSQPGQKTSQVETPQLVSLTSSDQ; this comes from the exons A TGGAGCCATGcgagagtggagaggaggagaccaTGGAGACACTTGTTGCTGCTGACTCGCTTCTCAGCATGGACTGCCCTGACACCCTGTCTCTGGAGCAACACTACT CCCAGACCTTCTTACCATCACTGGGTGATGTCATCACTACTCCTGTCACCCAGGTGACTGTGTCGGCAGAGGGGATTGTGGGAGCAGTTGACCAGCCACAGTGGCACTCGTTGCACACAGAGAAGCCTGCGGCACAGCTGCAGTCCAAGAAGAGAG GGAGAAAACCTCGACACAGAAGGGCAGAGTCTCCCACACCGAATATTATAGTGAAGAAGGACAAATACAACAAAG GAGGAAACACGCTGTACCTGTGGCAGTTCCTGATGGAGTTGTTGCAGGACCGACAGGTCTGCCCCCGATACATTAAATGGACCAATGCCCAAGCAGGAATCTTCAAGTTAGTCAACTCAAAAGCTGTGGCCAGACTCTGGGGCAAACACAAGAACAAGCCAGATATGAATTATGAGACGATGGGCAGAGCACTTAG GTACTACTACCAGAGAGGCATCCTGAATAAGGTTGAAGGGCAGCGTCTCGTCTACCAGTTCACCTCTCTGCCTGATGACATGATTTATATCACAGACGGAGATGGCACCAAAGAGGAAGACGATTATGACGACAACAGTGGCAATGATGCTGTGAGCGATGACTCTGATGACAGCACAATACCTTCTAGTGACCAGTCGGTGGATGAGGAAGATTTACACCCACCACAGAAGAAATTCTCATCGAGCTCAGTCCGACCCTCGGCTCCCCAGAGGACCAGGCCCGCTCCCAGGCCCTCAAGCCAGCGTGACACCGTCCTGCGACCTCCCAGCACCAGCTTGATCCAGGAGCAGCATTTGCCTATCGTGTCTGCCGAGATGCTGAGGACCTTACAGAACCTACCGAAGGTCCAGTCCCTGCAGCCGGCAGGTCATGCCTCGGTCTTCAAAACGGCTCAGCTGCTGGGGAGTCTGTGTGAGCGACAGGCTGCTGCCGCTGACGTTGCTGTAGACAGTAACGGTGCCCGGGAGACACCTGAAGAAAAGTCACAGCCAGGACAGAAAACTTCACAAGTGGAGACTCCACAGCTGGTGTCCTTAACTAGCTCTGACCAATAG